The following is a genomic window from Chryseobacterium ginsenosidimutans.
GTTGTGTCTGTGTAGACCCGGCTAATAATACGGCTACTCAGAAAGGATCAGGCTATACCTCTCCAGCAGATGGTATTCCGCAAGGTGATAATTTTGATATTGATTATGTTGCCCACGAAATGGGCCATCAATTAGGTGGGAATCATACATTCTCTCATGGATTGGAAGGTTCTGGAATGAACGTTGAACCGGGATCTGGTTCAACTATTATGGGTTATGCAGGTATCACAGGTGCAAATACTGATGTTCAGGCACACTCGGATCCTTATTTTCATGCAGTAACAATCACTCAGGTTCAGAATAATCTGATGAGTAAAACTTGTGATGCTGAAATCGCAGTTACAAATAATCCGCCTGTAATTACTGCATTAACTAATTACAGTATTCCAAAAGGAACTGCATTTGTCTTAACAGCTTCTGCAACAGATGCTGAAAACGACCCAATGACTTATTGTTGGGAAGAAGTAGACAATGCAAGTACTATTATTAATAAGAATAATTTAGGAACTACGTTAACGGGAGCTTCGTTCAGATCATTTAATCCTACGGCGAGCCCGACAAGATATTTCCCTAAATTGGCTTCTGTGTTGGCTGGAGTTTTGAATAATTCTAATAATGGTTGGGAATCTGTTTCTACCGTTGCAAGAACTACAAACTTCAGAGTAACAGTTAGAGATAACAATCCGGTAGCAACTCAACAGCAAACTCAATATGCAAATCAGGTAATTACTGTTGGGAATGACGGTCCTTTCAAAGTCAATACTACTACAGCTTATAATAATGGTCCTACGACTGTAACTTGGGATGTTGCGAATACTACAGCTGCACCTTATAATGTTGCAAACGTAAAAATCGACTATACAATTGATAATGGTGTAACCTGGACAGTGGCTTCTGCTTCTACTGCAAATGATGGAGCTGAGGCATTAAACTTAACTGGTCTTACGGTTGGAGGCACTGTTAAAATCAGAGTAAGCTCAATTGGAAATGTATTTTATGCGATTGGTAGTGCTACAGTAGCTTCTTTAACGAGCTGTACAGGTGCTGCTCCAACTGGGATTGTTGTTTCAGCAATTACACAAAGTACTGCTACAGTTACTTGGACGGCAACTGCTAATTCAACTTATGTTGTTCAGTATCGTCCGCTAGGAAGTACGACTTGGATTACTGTTCCTGTAACAGCAAATACTTTAAATCTTACAGGTTTAAATGACGGTATTCAATATGAAGTACAGGTATCCACGGTTTGTTCAGGTGTTCAGGGGCCTTTCTCTGCTTCTACAAACTTTACTACTTTAGGACTTACTTACTGTACGATGACGTCTAGTAATTTTGGTTCAGAATATATTTCTAATGTTACGGTAACTCCGGTTGGTGCTGCAGTAATGAGTAATAACTCTGCGGGTTCTACTTATACTAACTATAGTACTACACCAAGTGCTTTAGTTAACTTAGTAATCGGATCTACAGGAAATACAGTCTCTGTTACTAAATTCTTCCCTGGTACAACTTGGAGTGAAGCAGTTGGAGTTTGGATTGACTTTAACAGAAACGGAACATTCGAAGCAACGGAGCAAGTGATGAATTCACCATCAAGTACGACTACTCCTGTTTCAGCTACTTTCAATGTACCTGCTACTGCATATAACGGACCTGCTACTACGAGAATGAGAGTTGCAATGAGATATTTTGATTCTCCTGTAATGTGTCAGAGTTTCGGTGACGGAGAAGTTGAGGATTATGCTGTAAAATTAATTCAGCCAATTCCTTGTACAAGTAATGCTCCATTAAACCTTACTGTAACAAACCTTACTGCAACTTCTGCATATGTAATGTGGGATCCGGTAATAGGTGGTACTTATGTACTTCAATGGAGACCGCTTGGTTCTACTACATGGACTACTGTTCCTTTAACTGCACCGGCTTATACTATTACAGGTCTTACAGAGCAGAGTCAATATGAGGTTCAGGTAGCGTATGTTTGTTCTGGTACTACGGGTACATATACTGCGCCTTATCAGTTTACTACTCCGGTCGTTACTTATTGTACTAATACTCCGACAAGTAATACGAACGGATATATTTCTAATGTGACAATTACGCCGACGGGTTCTTATGTAATGAGTAGTAACTCAGCAGCGAGTACTTATACAAACTTTTCTACAGACCCTGCAAAATTGGTTACATTAGTTCGTAACTCTACAAATAACACTATTTCTGTTTCTAAATCTTGGTCTGGTACTTTCCAATCTTATATAGCTACTTCAGCTTGGATTGATTTTAACAGAAATGGCATTTTTGAAGCAAGTGAAAAAGTAATAGGTGTAGGTACAAGTATTACTACACCGATCACAGCTACATTTACGGTTCCTGCAACTTCTTATAATGGTCCGCAGACACTTAGAATGAGAGTGATTGTTGCTACAAGCACAATTAATGATCCATGTGCAACAATTTCAGAAGGTGAGGTTGAAGACTACGCAGTTAAGATTATCGATCTTGCGCCTTGTACTACAGCTCCGCCAACTCCTATTGTTGTTACGAATATTACGGCTTCTACAGCTTTAGTTTCTTGGATCAATACTACAGGTGCTACTTATACATTAAGATACAGAACGGGAACAGGTGTTTGGACAACAATTGCCAATGCCACGAACCCTTATAGTATTACTAACTTAAATGCTTCTACTACGTATGAAGTACAGGTCGCTACAATTTGTGGCGGTACTACTGGCCCATGGTCTGGTTCTATGAACTTTACAACTCTGGCAAGTACTTATTGTACTCCGACTACAACGAGTGTTGGTAATGGTTATATTAATAATATAACAGTGACAGGTACTAATACACCAGCAATGTCCAACAACTCAGGACCTACTACTTATACAGATTATTCTAATGATGTTAATAAAATTATCACATTAGCACGTAGCTCTACAAATAATACGCTTTCTGTAGGTAGAACAATCTTATCAAGTACATATTCTACATATGCATGGATAGATTTCAATGGTGATGGAGTATTTAATAATAATCCAAGTACTGTTCCGGGTGGTGAAAGAATCATGAATTTAGGGTATTCTTCTACGACACCTGTTACAGCTACATTCAACGTTCCGGCTGGTGCTTATGCAGGAACGAATAAAGTAAAAATGCGTGTTATCGTATATTTCTTAACTCCAACTGATGCTTGTTCACCTCTTACAAGTGACGGAGAAGTTGAGGATTATCAAGTGAAGTTTGTAGATATTCAGCCATGTACAACAGCGGCTCCTACAGGTATTGTAATGACAAATATTGCAGCTACTACTGCTACTGTATCATGGATTTCTTCTACAGGTGCTACTTATTTGGTAAGATGGAGAACTACTTCACCAATTGGTATTTGGAACGTATCTCCGGCTCCTATTACAGGAAACAGTTATAATATTACAGCTCTTACGGAGCAAACAGCTTATGAAGTACAGGTAGCTACAATTTGTGGTGGTGTGCAGGGACCTTGGTCTACATCTACACCATTTACGACTACGCCAATTACTTATTGTAATATGACGGGTACCGGAACGACTGATTTCATCTCTAATGTTACAATGACTTCTGTGAATCCAGGTATTCCTCCAATGAGTAATACATCTGTTCAAACAAACTATATTAGTTATACGGCTCCAGCTACACTGATTAACTTGGAAATTGGTTCTGTAGCTAATAAACTTTCCGTGTCTAAAGGATGGTCGACAGGTACACAAAGTGATGCTGTATCTGCTTGGATAGACTTTAACAGAAACGGAGTATTCGAAACTACAGAGCAGATTATGGCTTCTGCAGCAAGTGCAACGACTCCTGTAACGGCATTGTTTAATGTGCCTGCAACAGCATACAACGGGCCTTTAACAACTACAATGAGAGTTGTTATGAAGCGTTCAAGTGCACCTGTAATGTGTCAGAATGCAGTAAATGGAGAAGTTGAAGATTATTCGGTGAAATTGAAACCTTGTTCTACAACTACACCGACAAACTTAGCAATCAATACAATTACTCATACTTCTGCTAATGTTACATGGACTGTACCTACGGGAGGTCTTACATTCATTGTCAGATATAGAGTTTCAGGTACCGGTACATGGACAGAAGTAGTTGCTTCAACATTAACTGGAAATCCACCGTTAGCTTTAACGGGTTTAACTCCTGCAACTATGTATGACGTAGAGATTGCTGCGAGCTGTGGAACTACTCCGGGAACATTCACACCTACACAGACGTTCACTACAAGATGTGATCCTACTCCTCCGACGGTTACCATCGGTACTGTAACTGCAAACTCTGCAGTAGTGAATTGGGCTCCGGTTGTACCAAGTTCAACTTATGTGTTAAGATATAGAGTGGTAGGAACTTCAACTTGGATCACAGTAAATATTACTGCTGCACCTTTAAATACTTATACACTTACAGGCTTGAGTCCATATACAACATATGAAGTTCAGGTTGCTAATAAATGTAACGGAGAAACTACGGTAAACCCTTGGTCTAATCCTAAAGTATTTACTACAGAAAGAACTTGTGAATTGCCTCCTCCGGGATTAACAATTACGAATCTTACTCCGACTACTGCTGTTGTGGTTTGGGATTCGTTCCCAGGAGCAACTTATTTGTTGAGATATAGAAAAGTAGGTATTCCGAGCTGGACAACAATCCCTGTCTCTACAAATACTTATACATTAACAGGTTTAATAGAGTTGACACAGTATGAAATGCAGGTTGCAAACGTATGTAGCGGTACACCAGGTACATATACGCTTCCATATTTCTTCACAACACCAACTATAGTTTACTGTCAAATGGCTTCTACAACTTCAAACACAGAGTACATTTCAAAAGTTACCGTTACTCCAAATGGTAAGCCTGAAATGGTGAATGCTTCAAACGCCTCAAACTATACAGATTATACAGGTGTTACTTTGAAATTTATCGAATTGATCCAAGGTTCTACAAACAATAAGATCACTATTGATAAAAAACTTTCAGGTAATGCTGAAGCAGGTGTTGCAGTTTGGATCGATTTCAACAGAAACGGATATTTCGATATCAATGAAAGAATCATGGCAGCAGCTCCAAATGCGGATGCTACAGCCAGCACAACATTCACAGTGCCTGCAGATGCGTTCATCAGCTTAACAGACTACAAATATGTAGTAATGAGAGTTGCGATGGCTAAAGATGCTATTCCTGTGAACTGTACAAGCTTCCCTAACGGTGAGGTGGAAGATTATACCGTGAGAATTTCTAAAACTATTGTACCTAACCCGATTAACCAAACGGATATCTTAATCTATCCTAACCCGGTTAGTACGGTATTGTATGTGAAAAATATTAGCAAAAAAGCTAACTATAAGATCTACAATGCAGCAGGACAATTAACGTCTAGCGGTATTATCTTAAATAACAAGATTGATGTACATGCATTGATAAATGGAGTCTATGTAATAGATATTCAGGATGGAGACGCAATTTCTGTTCAGAAGAAGTTTATCAAAGAATAATAATATAACATTTAATCATTAATCCACTAATAGGCTCTCAGAAATGGGAGCCTATTTTTTATTATAAAGCAA
Proteins encoded in this region:
- a CDS encoding GEVED domain-containing protein; the encoded protein is MKKNFTSFFFLFLFAITSAQWSPTTFRGEKPRANSDIRNYYSLDISLLKSQLAKAQETGKNAKPVTISLPTLEGKIEKFAVYSFPVVVKELADQYQLGSYVGVGVDDPDKYIRFSLAPDDFQSMIIKDGKYEFIEPVDKNKTVYGVHPKTDKSNEGFLCSMNEDRLSKEEIEKLYTSGKAFANQSTNFAKSSDKKYRTMRLAMSVTGEYTQYFGGTVANALVAINATLTRVNGVFEKDFALHLNLQNFPGVIYTDAATDPYSPAAQMNNWNLQLQQTLTANVGSANYDIGHLFGASGGGGNAGCIGCVCVDPANNTATQKGSGYTSPADGIPQGDNFDIDYVAHEMGHQLGGNHTFSHGLEGSGMNVEPGSGSTIMGYAGITGANTDVQAHSDPYFHAVTITQVQNNLMSKTCDAEIAVTNNPPVITALTNYSIPKGTAFVLTASATDAENDPMTYCWEEVDNASTIINKNNLGTTLTGASFRSFNPTASPTRYFPKLASVLAGVLNNSNNGWESVSTVARTTNFRVTVRDNNPVATQQQTQYANQVITVGNDGPFKVNTTTAYNNGPTTVTWDVANTTAAPYNVANVKIDYTIDNGVTWTVASASTANDGAEALNLTGLTVGGTVKIRVSSIGNVFYAIGSATVASLTSCTGAAPTGIVVSAITQSTATVTWTATANSTYVVQYRPLGSTTWITVPVTANTLNLTGLNDGIQYEVQVSTVCSGVQGPFSASTNFTTLGLTYCTMTSSNFGSEYISNVTVTPVGAAVMSNNSAGSTYTNYSTTPSALVNLVIGSTGNTVSVTKFFPGTTWSEAVGVWIDFNRNGTFEATEQVMNSPSSTTTPVSATFNVPATAYNGPATTRMRVAMRYFDSPVMCQSFGDGEVEDYAVKLIQPIPCTSNAPLNLTVTNLTATSAYVMWDPVIGGTYVLQWRPLGSTTWTTVPLTAPAYTITGLTEQSQYEVQVAYVCSGTTGTYTAPYQFTTPVVTYCTNTPTSNTNGYISNVTITPTGSYVMSSNSAASTYTNFSTDPAKLVTLVRNSTNNTISVSKSWSGTFQSYIATSAWIDFNRNGIFEASEKVIGVGTSITTPITATFTVPATSYNGPQTLRMRVIVATSTINDPCATISEGEVEDYAVKIIDLAPCTTAPPTPIVVTNITASTALVSWINTTGATYTLRYRTGTGVWTTIANATNPYSITNLNASTTYEVQVATICGGTTGPWSGSMNFTTLASTYCTPTTTSVGNGYINNITVTGTNTPAMSNNSGPTTYTDYSNDVNKIITLARSSTNNTLSVGRTILSSTYSTYAWIDFNGDGVFNNNPSTVPGGERIMNLGYSSTTPVTATFNVPAGAYAGTNKVKMRVIVYFLTPTDACSPLTSDGEVEDYQVKFVDIQPCTTAAPTGIVMTNIAATTATVSWISSTGATYLVRWRTTSPIGIWNVSPAPITGNSYNITALTEQTAYEVQVATICGGVQGPWSTSTPFTTTPITYCNMTGTGTTDFISNVTMTSVNPGIPPMSNTSVQTNYISYTAPATLINLEIGSVANKLSVSKGWSTGTQSDAVSAWIDFNRNGVFETTEQIMASAASATTPVTALFNVPATAYNGPLTTTMRVVMKRSSAPVMCQNAVNGEVEDYSVKLKPCSTTTPTNLAINTITHTSANVTWTVPTGGLTFIVRYRVSGTGTWTEVVASTLTGNPPLALTGLTPATMYDVEIAASCGTTPGTFTPTQTFTTRCDPTPPTVTIGTVTANSAVVNWAPVVPSSTYVLRYRVVGTSTWITVNITAAPLNTYTLTGLSPYTTYEVQVANKCNGETTVNPWSNPKVFTTERTCELPPPGLTITNLTPTTAVVVWDSFPGATYLLRYRKVGIPSWTTIPVSTNTYTLTGLIELTQYEMQVANVCSGTPGTYTLPYFFTTPTIVYCQMASTTSNTEYISKVTVTPNGKPEMVNASNASNYTDYTGVTLKFIELIQGSTNNKITIDKKLSGNAEAGVAVWIDFNRNGYFDINERIMAAAPNADATASTTFTVPADAFISLTDYKYVVMRVAMAKDAIPVNCTSFPNGEVEDYTVRISKTIVPNPINQTDILIYPNPVSTVLYVKNISKKANYKIYNAAGQLTSSGIILNNKIDVHALINGVYVIDIQDGDAISVQKKFIKE